One window from the genome of Heptranchias perlo isolate sHepPer1 chromosome 22, sHepPer1.hap1, whole genome shotgun sequence encodes:
- the pgap6 gene encoding post-GPI attachment to proteins factor 6 isoform X1, which translates to MVLLLPQGLCWFLNLLVLVVECGRARAAVPTYVSEYHSQAPQKLSLYSWYGNVRLFVFRVPENAVLMRWILQASKGKGPECHNINITVHFRAGAPPVINPLQTKFGINTVARPSFNLTMPLMSAVQSNTFLNISNPVSGDWFVAAHLPKDDGKIEVKGFSARCSYIFQPQMFVQRLINMPVLEPNTSLRMTISPTNKAAHLKIFIPEHTVELVIQLKNCTTDNQAVEACPVHLLIGSNALPNSHLKIVNCSESVVCRKILDSPPWMKWLQVTVETRSTNWITSFDIEAYLTVCTPVDAGSLPTMFNNFTLLSNGSVLANVDMLGVNIKPNKTEAVNDGKSCFRNQPVLREAMDVASVRFFVLNGPNVSVTSEYPIIFLLNLNTGRDNGGTIMLNLQLNKTSLSNENATVFACLSAGSPVMSLDVNSMSCREALSWGYLLKMNSSILSTSLHVPYPETDRWYLTLQIVCSHDTGNQTRRKVSAHVTVSAVLSPCIGDCGVYGECRLLRTHGYLYAACVCKAGWNGWSCTDDTNAQSYRQQLLATLLLTLSNLMFIPSIMIAVHRCYFVEASVYLFTMFFSTFYHACDQPGIAVMCIMEYDTLQYCDFLGSVLSVWVTVLCMARLKSLLKYVLFILGSLLIAMSMQLDRRGLWNLVGPCLIALCIMVIAWVSRGVKRRHCYPPTWKRWVFFLLPGIGAALIAIAVYGFLETKENYYYTHSIWHILVAGSVVFLLPPGKKHISPWVWTQKFTCGYQLCSNVKEDLYIVC; encoded by the exons ATGGTTCTCCTCCTGCCGCAGGGGCTGTGCTGGTTCCTGAATCTTTTGGTCCTTGTGGTGGAGTGTGGCCGGGCACGAGCCGCTG TTCCAACCTATGTATCTGAATATCACTCTCAAGCTCCTCAAAAACTTTCCTTGTATAGTTGGTATGGAAATGTGCGTTTATTTGTCTTCCGAGTGCCGGAAAATGCTGTGCTGATGAGGTGGATTTTGCAAGCCTCGAAAGGAAAGGGACCAGAGTGCCACAATATTAATATTACTGT CCATTTTCGGGCAGGCGCCCCTCCAGTAATTAATCCTTTACAAACCAAGTTTGGAATAAACACAGTTGCTCGTCCTTCGTTCAACCTCACTATGCCACTGATGTCCGCAGTACAGAGTAATACTTTTTTAAATATTTCCAACCCCGTTTCAGGTGACTGGTTTGTAGCTGCACACCTACCAAAAGATGATGGCAAAATTGAAGTAAAG GGTTTCTCTGCTAGGTGCTCCTACATATTTCAGCCTCAGATGTTTGTTCAGCGATTGATTAATATGCCTGTACTTGAACCAAACACTTCACTTAGGATGACTATTTCTCCCACTAATAAGGCCGCACACTTGAA AATTTTTATTCCTGAACATACTGTGGAACTGGTCATTCAGCTTAAAAACTGCACTACCGACAACCAGGCAGTGGAGGCTTGCCCTGTCCATCTATTAATAggatcaaatgcattacctaacTCTCACTTGAAGATTGTAAATTGCAGTGAAAGTGTAGTATGCAGAAAAATATTGGATTCTCCGCCATGGATGAAATGGTTGCAAGTCACTGTTGAAACTAGGAGCACTAACTGGATCACCTCCTTTGACATTGAAGCTTATTTAACAG TATGTACTCCTGTCGATGCTGGATCCCTTCCTACTATGTTTAATAACTTCACCCTGTTGAGCAATGGTTCAGTTCTGGCGAATGTGGATATGTTGGGAGTAAACATAAAGCCAAATAAAACTGAAGCAGTTAACGATGGAAAATCATGTTTTCGTAATCAACCTGTCCTTCGAGAAGCTATGGATGTTGCTTCTGTGAGATTTTTTGTTTTGAATGGACCAAATGTATCTGTTACCTCTGAATACCCGATAATTTTTCTGCTGAACTTGAATACAGGAAGGGACAATGGTGGAACCATCATGTTAAATTTACAGTTGAATAAG ACTTCACTATCCAATGAAAATGCAACTGTGTTTGCCTGCTTAAGTGCAGGGTCTCCTGTGATGTCTCTGGATGTCAATTCCATGAGCTGCAGAGAAG CTTTATCTTGGGGATACCTGCTTAAAATGAATTCTTCAATATTATCAACATCCCTTCATGTTCCCTACCCAGAGACTGACCGTTGGTACCTCACCTTGCAAATCGTGTGCTCCCATGACACAGG CAATCAGACCCGCAGGAAGGTTTCTGCTCATGTAACTGTATCGGCTGTACTGAGCCCCTGTATTGGGGATTGTGGTGTATACGGAGAATGCAGGCTTCTCCGAACTCATGGATATCTTTATGCTGCATGCGTTTGCAAAGCAG GTTGGAATGGATGGAGCTGTACAGATGATACCAATGCCCAGTCATACAGGCAgcaactgctggcaacactcttgTTAACCTTGAGTAATCTCATGTTCATCCCATCGATTATGATTGCTGTACATCGCTGTTACTTTGTGGAGGCTTCTGTGTATCTCTTCACCATGTTTTTCTCAACG TTTTATCATGCATGTGATCAACCAGGAATTGCTGTCATGTGCATTATGGAATATGATACACTTCAATACTGTGATTTCCTTGGCTCTGTTCTATCTGTGTGGGTTACAGTTCTCTGTATGGCAAGATTAAAATCTCTCCTTAAATAT GTACTTTTTATTCTTGGTTCCTTATTGATTGCCATGTCAATGCAACTAGACCGCCGGGGTCTTTGGAACTTAGTGGGTCCGTGCCTTATTGCCCTGTGCATCATGGTAATTGCATGG GTGTCTCGTGGTGTGAAACGCCGGCATTGCTATCCTCCAACTTGGAAGCGCTGGGTGTTTTTCTTATTGCCAGGAATAGGTGCAGCATTAATTGCCATTGCTGTGTATGGATTTCTGGAAACAAAGGAGAACTATTATTACACGCACAGCATTTGGCATATTCTTGTAGCTGGAAGTGTGGTTTTTTTGTTACCGCCAGGTAAAAAACACATAAGCCCGTGGGTCTGGACTCAGAAATTTACATGTGGATACCAGCTTTGCTCTAATGTAAAAGAAGACTTGTACATTGTTTGCTGA
- the pgap6 gene encoding post-GPI attachment to proteins factor 6 isoform X2 translates to MVLLLPQGLCWFLNLLVLVVECGRARAAVPTYVSEYHSQAPQKLSLYSWYGNVRLFVFRVPENAVLMRWILQASKGKGPECHNINITVHFRAGAPPVINPLQTKFGINTVARPSFNLTMPLMSAVQSNTFLNISNPVSGDWFVAAHLPKDDGKIEVKGFSARCSYIFQPQMFVQRLINMPVLEPNTSLRMTISPTNKAAHLKIFIPEHTVELVIQLKNCTTDNQAVEACPVHLLIGSNALPNSHLKIVNCSESVVCRKILDSPPWMKWLQVTVETRSTNWITSFDIEAYLTVCTPVDAGSLPTMFNNFTLLSNGSVLANVDMLGVNIKPNKTEAVNDGKSCFRNQPVLREAMDVASVRFFVLNGPNVSVTSEYPIIFLLNLNTGRDNGGTIMLNLQLNKTSLSNENATVFACLSAGSPVMSLDVNSMSCREETDRWYLTLQIVCSHDTGNQTRRKVSAHVTVSAVLSPCIGDCGVYGECRLLRTHGYLYAACVCKAGWNGWSCTDDTNAQSYRQQLLATLLLTLSNLMFIPSIMIAVHRCYFVEASVYLFTMFFSTFYHACDQPGIAVMCIMEYDTLQYCDFLGSVLSVWVTVLCMARLKSLLKYVLFILGSLLIAMSMQLDRRGLWNLVGPCLIALCIMVIAWVSRGVKRRHCYPPTWKRWVFFLLPGIGAALIAIAVYGFLETKENYYYTHSIWHILVAGSVVFLLPPGKKHISPWVWTQKFTCGYQLCSNVKEDLYIVC, encoded by the exons ATGGTTCTCCTCCTGCCGCAGGGGCTGTGCTGGTTCCTGAATCTTTTGGTCCTTGTGGTGGAGTGTGGCCGGGCACGAGCCGCTG TTCCAACCTATGTATCTGAATATCACTCTCAAGCTCCTCAAAAACTTTCCTTGTATAGTTGGTATGGAAATGTGCGTTTATTTGTCTTCCGAGTGCCGGAAAATGCTGTGCTGATGAGGTGGATTTTGCAAGCCTCGAAAGGAAAGGGACCAGAGTGCCACAATATTAATATTACTGT CCATTTTCGGGCAGGCGCCCCTCCAGTAATTAATCCTTTACAAACCAAGTTTGGAATAAACACAGTTGCTCGTCCTTCGTTCAACCTCACTATGCCACTGATGTCCGCAGTACAGAGTAATACTTTTTTAAATATTTCCAACCCCGTTTCAGGTGACTGGTTTGTAGCTGCACACCTACCAAAAGATGATGGCAAAATTGAAGTAAAG GGTTTCTCTGCTAGGTGCTCCTACATATTTCAGCCTCAGATGTTTGTTCAGCGATTGATTAATATGCCTGTACTTGAACCAAACACTTCACTTAGGATGACTATTTCTCCCACTAATAAGGCCGCACACTTGAA AATTTTTATTCCTGAACATACTGTGGAACTGGTCATTCAGCTTAAAAACTGCACTACCGACAACCAGGCAGTGGAGGCTTGCCCTGTCCATCTATTAATAggatcaaatgcattacctaacTCTCACTTGAAGATTGTAAATTGCAGTGAAAGTGTAGTATGCAGAAAAATATTGGATTCTCCGCCATGGATGAAATGGTTGCAAGTCACTGTTGAAACTAGGAGCACTAACTGGATCACCTCCTTTGACATTGAAGCTTATTTAACAG TATGTACTCCTGTCGATGCTGGATCCCTTCCTACTATGTTTAATAACTTCACCCTGTTGAGCAATGGTTCAGTTCTGGCGAATGTGGATATGTTGGGAGTAAACATAAAGCCAAATAAAACTGAAGCAGTTAACGATGGAAAATCATGTTTTCGTAATCAACCTGTCCTTCGAGAAGCTATGGATGTTGCTTCTGTGAGATTTTTTGTTTTGAATGGACCAAATGTATCTGTTACCTCTGAATACCCGATAATTTTTCTGCTGAACTTGAATACAGGAAGGGACAATGGTGGAACCATCATGTTAAATTTACAGTTGAATAAG ACTTCACTATCCAATGAAAATGCAACTGTGTTTGCCTGCTTAAGTGCAGGGTCTCCTGTGATGTCTCTGGATGTCAATTCCATGAGCTGCAGAGAAG AGACTGACCGTTGGTACCTCACCTTGCAAATCGTGTGCTCCCATGACACAGG CAATCAGACCCGCAGGAAGGTTTCTGCTCATGTAACTGTATCGGCTGTACTGAGCCCCTGTATTGGGGATTGTGGTGTATACGGAGAATGCAGGCTTCTCCGAACTCATGGATATCTTTATGCTGCATGCGTTTGCAAAGCAG GTTGGAATGGATGGAGCTGTACAGATGATACCAATGCCCAGTCATACAGGCAgcaactgctggcaacactcttgTTAACCTTGAGTAATCTCATGTTCATCCCATCGATTATGATTGCTGTACATCGCTGTTACTTTGTGGAGGCTTCTGTGTATCTCTTCACCATGTTTTTCTCAACG TTTTATCATGCATGTGATCAACCAGGAATTGCTGTCATGTGCATTATGGAATATGATACACTTCAATACTGTGATTTCCTTGGCTCTGTTCTATCTGTGTGGGTTACAGTTCTCTGTATGGCAAGATTAAAATCTCTCCTTAAATAT GTACTTTTTATTCTTGGTTCCTTATTGATTGCCATGTCAATGCAACTAGACCGCCGGGGTCTTTGGAACTTAGTGGGTCCGTGCCTTATTGCCCTGTGCATCATGGTAATTGCATGG GTGTCTCGTGGTGTGAAACGCCGGCATTGCTATCCTCCAACTTGGAAGCGCTGGGTGTTTTTCTTATTGCCAGGAATAGGTGCAGCATTAATTGCCATTGCTGTGTATGGATTTCTGGAAACAAAGGAGAACTATTATTACACGCACAGCATTTGGCATATTCTTGTAGCTGGAAGTGTGGTTTTTTTGTTACCGCCAGGTAAAAAACACATAAGCCCGTGGGTCTGGACTCAGAAATTTACATGTGGATACCAGCTTTGCTCTAATGTAAAAGAAGACTTGTACATTGTTTGCTGA